The following are encoded together in the Gilvimarinus sp. DA14 genome:
- a CDS encoding TonB-dependent receptor, translating to MTTRTRIPGRKAGIVSLASSLLVLTSVVASAQNSEADNAASDEELVLEEVVVKGMRQSLETAQDIKRNAATVVDSITAKDLGSFPDKSVAEALQRVAGITVNRFAASDDTAHFSAEPSGVVVRGLNQVRTEFNGRDSFSANSSRGLSWGDVSPELMSGVDTYKNQMAELIEGGIAGTVNMRTRVPFDQDGEMIALTLNANYGTLSDEVTPEVSGLYSNRWETSAGEFGFLGNVAYSEVVTQTEGMQLYRMNRFRDVYGEDTLRYIPATVNFRENIYNRDRLGTALAFQYQNPSETVVFTSQYNRSEYDNAWEEYVVGVAPADLSYEQSVYYEVPPFEGEPRDNTRPQPAPGTDDFIFDEQGLFQSGTFNTGVGWWGGSSEEAKGFATNAAGEPLIVPCYDNNDNGWDGNGCSPSTRGVDTTAETRSNNNENVTEDFSLNLKWSITDRIRSNFDVQYVQSEVTNYDISMNFATYSNAELDLSGGHPSLTLHEPTNVNMSPGLWANPNNYRTHFIMDHLEQSEGEQLAAKADFEFDIDNGWLESIKTGVRWAERDQQVRWSGYNWQNVANTWTGGQAPYYNLDQHDPANGEGAQPGFTGYPEDYYEVREFGTSSYHDISPNQFVFADMELLQDRERMANSFGAAALGFTGGTGWDPICSNMGDRAEEIPGTCYTPAELVDITETTEAFYVQFNFGGSDAELFGIPFSGNLGVRYVDTTDTSTGGIVYPRLGDEYFFTAIDTGEVDEFGNPVYVREPDPTRTNVGCEPQFAQGGGPAPVPGSVGCYLSEDDVAFMGGGNETSTTEAKHTNILPSFNIKFDLTEELLLRFAASKAMSRPDIGNLRNYVSVGQSLPDANDPNDLLWEKNADGEIVGANVYYGGDAQNPFLKPIEATQYDLALEYYFSDVGSLTGTVFYKQFDDYIQFGTYFREFENNGVTRTAEVRGPLNGEGADISGFEIAYQQFFDFLPEPFNGLGMQANYTFIDNNGITNTGVRNTGGEGSTITDQAPDAIGTDRLEGLSDHAFNLIGMYEYGDWQARLAYSWRDEYMVTAIDCCVAYPVWNEAYGQLDGSIKYSLTDNLDITFQGSNLLNEETVLRQQVTDVDDGGLLLPTGWHQQDRRFTVGLRFVFQ from the coding sequence ATGACTACTCGTACCCGTATACCCGGTCGCAAAGCCGGGATTGTTTCCCTTGCGTCATCCCTATTGGTATTAACCAGTGTGGTTGCCTCTGCTCAGAACTCTGAGGCAGACAACGCCGCCAGCGATGAAGAGCTAGTGCTCGAAGAGGTGGTGGTTAAAGGCATGCGCCAGTCCTTGGAAACCGCCCAGGACATTAAGCGCAACGCCGCCACCGTGGTTGACTCCATCACCGCTAAAGATCTGGGTTCCTTCCCGGATAAATCCGTAGCCGAAGCTTTGCAGCGCGTGGCTGGTATTACCGTTAACCGGTTCGCCGCCTCCGACGATACTGCCCACTTTTCCGCCGAGCCATCGGGTGTGGTGGTGCGCGGCTTGAATCAGGTGCGCACCGAGTTTAATGGCCGCGATTCTTTCAGTGCCAACTCCTCGCGCGGTTTGAGCTGGGGTGATGTTTCCCCCGAACTCATGTCCGGCGTGGACACCTATAAAAACCAAATGGCAGAGCTGATTGAGGGCGGTATCGCCGGTACCGTAAATATGCGTACCCGCGTACCTTTCGATCAAGACGGCGAGATGATCGCGCTGACCTTAAATGCCAACTATGGCACTCTGTCTGATGAGGTCACGCCTGAAGTGTCTGGCCTGTACAGCAATCGCTGGGAGACCAGTGCAGGTGAGTTTGGCTTTCTGGGTAACGTCGCTTATTCCGAGGTGGTGACGCAAACCGAAGGTATGCAGCTCTACCGAATGAACCGTTTCCGCGATGTCTACGGTGAAGATACATTGCGTTACATTCCCGCCACCGTTAATTTCCGTGAAAATATTTACAACCGTGATCGTTTGGGCACGGCGTTGGCGTTCCAGTATCAAAACCCGTCGGAAACAGTGGTGTTCACCTCACAGTACAACCGCTCGGAGTACGATAACGCCTGGGAAGAGTATGTAGTGGGAGTTGCACCTGCCGATTTGTCTTACGAGCAGAGTGTTTATTATGAAGTGCCGCCGTTTGAAGGTGAGCCGCGGGATAATACGAGGCCTCAGCCTGCACCCGGCACCGATGATTTTATATTTGATGAGCAGGGCCTATTCCAAAGCGGGACGTTCAATACTGGTGTCGGTTGGTGGGGCGGTAGTAGCGAAGAGGCGAAGGGCTTTGCTACTAATGCCGCTGGCGAACCACTTATCGTGCCTTGTTATGACAATAACGATAATGGTTGGGACGGCAATGGTTGCTCACCCTCTACCCGTGGCGTAGACACCACAGCTGAAACCCGCTCCAACAACAACGAAAATGTCACCGAAGACTTTTCGTTAAATCTGAAATGGTCAATCACAGACCGTATCCGCTCGAACTTTGATGTTCAGTATGTTCAGTCGGAAGTTACCAACTACGATATCTCGATGAACTTTGCCACCTACTCCAATGCGGAGCTGGATTTAAGTGGCGGGCATCCATCGCTAACTCTGCACGAGCCAACTAACGTTAATATGTCGCCTGGGTTGTGGGCCAACCCCAACAATTATCGCACCCACTTTATTATGGACCACTTGGAACAAAGTGAGGGCGAGCAGTTGGCGGCCAAGGCCGATTTTGAGTTTGATATCGACAACGGCTGGTTAGAATCTATTAAAACCGGCGTGCGCTGGGCTGAGCGCGACCAACAAGTGCGCTGGAGCGGCTATAACTGGCAGAACGTTGCTAATACTTGGACGGGAGGGCAGGCACCATACTACAACCTGGACCAGCATGATCCGGCAAATGGTGAGGGCGCACAACCAGGCTTTACCGGCTACCCGGAGGATTACTACGAAGTTCGCGAATTCGGCACTTCCAGCTATCACGATATCAGCCCGAATCAGTTTGTATTCGCCGACATGGAGCTGTTGCAGGATCGTGAACGTATGGCCAATAGCTTTGGCGCTGCCGCGCTCGGCTTTACCGGTGGTACCGGTTGGGATCCTATTTGCTCGAATATGGGGGACCGGGCCGAAGAAATTCCAGGCACCTGCTATACCCCGGCGGAGCTGGTCGATATTACCGAGACTACCGAAGCTTTTTACGTGCAGTTTAATTTCGGCGGCTCAGACGCCGAACTTTTTGGCATCCCCTTTTCGGGTAACTTAGGGGTTCGCTATGTGGATACCACTGATACCAGCACCGGCGGTATTGTCTACCCACGCCTGGGGGATGAATATTTCTTTACCGCGATTGATACTGGTGAAGTGGACGAGTTTGGCAACCCGGTTTATGTGCGCGAGCCCGATCCCACCCGAACCAATGTCGGCTGTGAGCCGCAATTTGCGCAGGGCGGTGGCCCAGCTCCGGTGCCGGGTTCCGTTGGCTGTTATTTGTCGGAAGACGATGTGGCCTTTATGGGAGGCGGTAACGAAACCAGCACTACCGAAGCCAAGCACACCAATATTTTGCCGAGCTTTAACATCAAGTTTGACCTGACCGAAGAGCTATTGCTGCGCTTTGCCGCCTCTAAGGCCATGTCGCGCCCGGATATCGGTAACTTGCGTAACTATGTCAGCGTTGGTCAAAGTTTACCTGATGCAAATGATCCCAATGATCTTTTATGGGAGAAAAATGCTGATGGCGAGATTGTTGGGGCCAACGTCTATTATGGCGGCGATGCACAGAACCCCTTCCTTAAGCCGATAGAAGCGACTCAGTACGACTTGGCGTTGGAGTACTACTTCTCGGATGTGGGTTCATTGACTGGTACGGTGTTTTATAAGCAGTTTGACGACTATATCCAGTTTGGTACCTACTTTCGCGAGTTTGAAAACAATGGTGTGACTCGCACCGCCGAAGTTCGCGGCCCACTCAATGGTGAGGGTGCAGACATCAGTGGTTTTGAAATTGCCTATCAGCAGTTCTTCGATTTCCTGCCAGAGCCTTTTAATGGTTTGGGTATGCAGGCTAACTACACCTTTATTGATAACAACGGCATTACCAACACCGGTGTTAGAAATACCGGTGGTGAGGGTTCGACCATCACCGATCAGGCGCCGGATGCCATTGGCACTGACCGCTTAGAGGGATTGAGTGATCACGCCTTTAACCTGATTGGTATGTACGAATATGGCGACTGGCAGGCGCGGTTGGCCTACAGCTGGCGCGATGAGTACATGGTGACGGCCATCGATTGTTGTGTTGCCTACCCGGTGTGGAACGAGGCCTATGGTCAGCTGGATGGTTCGATCAAATACAGCTTGACGGATAACCTTGATATTACCTTCCAGGGTAGTAATCTGTTGAACGAGGAGACTGTTCTTAGGCAGCAGGTTACCGACGTAGACGACGGCGGACTGCTTTTGCCCACTGGCTGGCATCAGCAGGATCGACGCTTCACCGTTGGTTTGCGCTTTGTGTTCCAGTAA
- a CDS encoding tryptophan halogenase family protein: MTDNRIRKILIVGGGTAGWMAAAALSKVLKNQYCDIQLIESDAIGTVGVGEATIPQIQLFNQMLGLDENEFVRKTQGTFKLGIQFVNWGHIGEKYLHAFGGVGKDMEGVQFYHYWLKMFQAGKAPDIDQYTLNCLAAEQGRFMRPVDAGNSPLSDIAYAFHFDATLYAIYLREFAMQRGVTRREGKITDVAVNPDDGFIQAVTLEDGDTLEADFFIDCSGFKGLLIEQALHTGYEDWSQWLPCDRAVAVPCAKVSDPTPYTRSTAHSAGWQWRIPLQHRTGNGHVYCSQFMSDDQATQILLDNLDGEPLADPKLLRFTTGKRKRLWNKNCVALGLAGGFMEPLESTSIHLVQSGIAKLMSLFPNRYFDQEDIDEYNRQVDFEYERIRDFLIAHYCITRRDDSEFWNYCRTMPIPATLQQKIDQYQKNGRIFRTNEELFNDLSWLEVMHGQGLSARAYHPIVDTLPPQEIERRLASIREVIKRSAEYMPLHEDFIAQHCAAKDM; this comes from the coding sequence ATGACGGACAACCGTATCCGAAAAATATTGATTGTGGGCGGAGGCACTGCCGGCTGGATGGCAGCTGCGGCTCTATCCAAGGTGTTAAAAAATCAGTACTGCGACATTCAGCTGATTGAATCCGATGCTATTGGGACCGTTGGTGTGGGTGAGGCGACGATTCCGCAGATCCAGCTGTTTAACCAGATGCTGGGTTTGGATGAAAATGAGTTTGTACGCAAAACTCAGGGTACTTTTAAATTGGGGATTCAGTTTGTTAACTGGGGGCATATTGGCGAGAAATATCTGCACGCCTTTGGCGGCGTGGGTAAAGATATGGAAGGCGTGCAGTTTTATCACTATTGGCTAAAAATGTTTCAGGCGGGCAAAGCGCCGGATATTGATCAGTATACCCTTAACTGTCTTGCTGCGGAGCAGGGGCGCTTTATGCGGCCAGTAGATGCGGGTAATTCACCGCTGTCGGATATTGCCTACGCCTTCCACTTTGATGCGACGCTGTATGCCATCTACTTGCGCGAGTTTGCCATGCAAAGAGGCGTAACCCGCCGCGAGGGAAAGATTACCGATGTTGCCGTTAATCCCGACGACGGTTTTATCCAAGCGGTCACGCTGGAAGATGGGGACACCCTGGAGGCCGACTTCTTTATCGATTGCTCCGGCTTTAAGGGATTGCTGATCGAGCAAGCTTTGCACACAGGCTACGAGGACTGGAGCCAATGGCTGCCTTGCGACCGCGCCGTTGCCGTGCCCTGCGCTAAAGTCTCTGACCCCACCCCCTATACTCGCTCAACCGCGCACAGCGCCGGTTGGCAATGGCGCATACCGCTCCAACACCGCACTGGTAACGGTCATGTGTATTGCAGCCAATTTATGAGCGATGACCAGGCGACGCAAATATTGCTGGATAACCTTGACGGCGAGCCGTTGGCGGACCCCAAGTTATTGCGCTTTACCACTGGCAAGCGTAAACGCCTCTGGAATAAAAACTGTGTTGCCTTGGGCTTGGCCGGTGGTTTTATGGAGCCTTTGGAATCGACCAGTATCCATTTGGTGCAGTCAGGCATTGCCAAACTAATGAGTCTGTTTCCTAATCGCTATTTCGATCAGGAAGACATCGACGAGTACAACCGTCAGGTGGATTTTGAATACGAGCGCATTCGCGATTTCTTAATTGCCCATTATTGTATTACCCGCCGGGATGATTCCGAATTCTGGAACTACTGCCGCACTATGCCCATTCCCGCGACTTTGCAGCAGAAGATTGATCAGTATCAGAAAAACGGCCGAATCTTTCGCACCAATGAGGAGTTGTTTAACGATTTAAGTTGGCTGGAGGTAATGCATGGCCAGGGGTTAAGTGCGCGTGCCTACCATCCGATTGTGGATACCTTGCCGCCCCAGGAAATTGAACGACGTTTGGCGAGTATTCGCGAGGTGATTAAACGCTCGGCGGAGTACATGCCTCTACACGAGGACTTTATTGCGCAGCATTGCGCTGCAAAAGATATGTGA
- a CDS encoding tryptophan 7-halogenase produces the protein MTNIPAPLQHIVVLGNGLVAAATALTLAKMLRPFATRITWVQAAENANAANVARAEVLDPALGRWLEMVGFSEAELVQRCGGIYSLGAEYQRQSARFFLPYGRHGIQPSPAPFEQEFFKRFCGSDQLAFNEHFLATRAAAQGRFAFPVKDPRSARSTLKYGLHLERTALIGAIAARAQSLGVDCRSSASLQVHGDSQQGIKALSLDNDVRLEADFFIDASGESSRLLGQTLGIEFQSQSRPLWPHRLTYIESVEAPLQPRSELVRISGGWQRRVGLQDKAIVDAWLCDTAALASLEVSLREQGKKFVRWQETEGARAQGWCHNCLALGGADANPGELVLSQWHWASRCLLLWLELLPGAGNQLQLRAEYNRRRGLLYQKINELHWVHAVGYECEQEELPADIKWRLEVFTRLGRLWRRDEEVLGDETWLALALGLGWHAGACDLTLADTDAAQLARKHHTIYQTLQREADSMPALEAVLKDPARG, from the coding sequence GTGACTAATATTCCTGCCCCCTTGCAGCATATTGTCGTGCTCGGGAACGGGTTGGTAGCCGCTGCTACGGCGCTAACTCTGGCGAAAATGTTGCGGCCTTTTGCGACCCGTATTACTTGGGTGCAAGCGGCCGAAAATGCTAATGCTGCAAATGTTGCTCGGGCCGAAGTTCTCGATCCTGCTTTGGGTCGCTGGCTGGAAATGGTGGGCTTTTCTGAGGCCGAGCTTGTGCAGCGGTGCGGCGGAATTTACAGCCTGGGCGCCGAGTACCAGCGGCAATCGGCTAGGTTTTTTCTGCCTTACGGCCGCCATGGCATCCAGCCTTCTCCGGCACCCTTTGAACAGGAGTTCTTTAAACGCTTCTGCGGATCTGATCAACTTGCCTTTAACGAACACTTTTTGGCTACCCGTGCAGCAGCCCAGGGGCGTTTTGCTTTTCCGGTGAAAGATCCGCGCTCGGCCAGATCTACACTTAAATACGGTTTGCATTTAGAGCGCACTGCGCTCATTGGCGCGATTGCTGCGCGTGCCCAGAGCTTGGGCGTGGATTGTCGAAGCTCCGCTTCGCTGCAAGTGCACGGGGATTCCCAGCAGGGTATAAAAGCGCTATCGCTGGATAACGACGTGCGGCTGGAGGCCGACTTTTTTATCGACGCCAGTGGCGAGTCGTCTCGGCTTCTCGGACAAACCTTGGGCATTGAGTTTCAATCTCAGAGTCGGCCGTTGTGGCCCCACCGGCTTACCTATATCGAGTCGGTAGAAGCTCCGCTACAACCACGCTCCGAACTTGTGCGAATATCCGGCGGCTGGCAACGCCGGGTGGGTTTGCAGGATAAAGCCATAGTGGATGCATGGCTCTGCGATACGGCGGCGCTGGCTAGTCTTGAGGTCTCACTGCGTGAGCAAGGTAAGAAGTTTGTTCGCTGGCAGGAAACCGAAGGCGCACGAGCTCAAGGCTGGTGTCACAACTGTTTGGCGCTGGGTGGCGCCGATGCCAACCCGGGTGAGCTGGTGTTGTCTCAGTGGCACTGGGCGTCGCGCTGTTTGCTGCTCTGGCTCGAGCTGCTGCCGGGCGCGGGTAATCAGTTGCAGCTGCGCGCTGAGTACAACCGTCGCCGCGGTTTGTTGTACCAAAAAATTAACGAGCTACACTGGGTGCACGCTGTCGGGTACGAGTGCGAACAAGAAGAGCTTCCCGCCGATATAAAGTGGCGCCTGGAGGTTTTTACGCGCCTGGGAAGGCTTTGGCGCCGGGATGAGGAAGTGCTGGGGGATGAGACCTGGCTCGCATTGGCGTTGGGGTTGGGGTGGCACGCGGGTGCCTGCGACCTTACCTTGGCCGATACCGACGCGGCGCAACTGGCGCGCAAGCATCACACCATTTACCAGACTCTGCAGCGCGAGGCCGATTCCATGCCCGCCTTGGAGGCTGTACTTAAAGATCCCGCCAGGGGCTAA
- a CDS encoding tryptophan halogenase family protein, which translates to MASPLAKNIVIVGGGTAGWMSAAALAHLLPDECAVTLVESQQIGTVGVGEATIPHIRYFNQLLGISERDFMQTTGATYKLAIEFTGWGDSASRYMHPFSAFGADLGGVGFHHHFLSARANGAKFSLDDFSLSAQLAQGNRFAPPPDEAGLGYGYAYHLDATAYASFLRRYAEARRVERYEGKVDRVKTSADDGRVQALILESEEVIDGDLFIDCSGFRSLLLGQTLGVPFESWRHWLPCDRAVAQASDPLTPLPSYTRSSATASGWQWCIPLQHRTGNGQVYCSESLSDDEACAQLQGALNSVPVSDPNFIRFEAGCRSRSWEKNCIAIGLSSGFLEPLESTSIYLIQMAIVKLLEFFPCTDENLSREAFNRWMSMEYRRVRDFLILHYHLNRRDDSDFWRYCATMDIPISLQEKIELFRESAVVQSYDQGLFAEPSWLAVYLGQGLLPSSWDSRAASVPAAQVSRTLQGLASQLQKMAESAPEHAEVIARGGLKREPPATMDLYGGARD; encoded by the coding sequence ATGGCGAGCCCGCTCGCTAAAAACATTGTCATTGTCGGTGGCGGCACAGCAGGGTGGATGAGCGCGGCGGCGCTCGCACACTTGCTGCCCGACGAATGCGCGGTCACGTTAGTAGAGTCGCAGCAAATTGGCACTGTTGGCGTTGGCGAGGCAACCATTCCCCATATACGTTATTTTAATCAATTGCTGGGTATTTCCGAGCGCGATTTTATGCAGACGACTGGGGCGACTTATAAATTAGCGATCGAGTTTACCGGTTGGGGCGATTCGGCCAGCCGATATATGCATCCATTCAGCGCTTTTGGAGCCGATTTGGGCGGCGTCGGTTTTCATCACCATTTTTTATCGGCGCGAGCAAACGGTGCTAAATTTTCGTTGGATGATTTTTCTCTATCGGCGCAGCTAGCCCAAGGCAATCGCTTCGCCCCGCCGCCCGATGAGGCGGGTCTCGGTTATGGCTATGCCTACCATCTGGATGCGACGGCATACGCATCTTTTTTACGTCGTTACGCCGAAGCGCGCCGGGTGGAGCGATACGAAGGCAAAGTTGACCGCGTGAAAACCTCTGCGGATGACGGCCGAGTGCAGGCGCTGATACTGGAGTCGGAAGAGGTTATTGATGGCGATTTGTTTATCGATTGCTCGGGCTTTCGCTCGCTGTTGTTGGGCCAAACCCTGGGCGTTCCCTTTGAAAGCTGGCGACATTGGTTGCCCTGCGACCGCGCGGTCGCTCAGGCATCCGATCCTTTAACGCCCCTGCCGTCTTATACCCGCTCTAGCGCAACCGCTAGTGGTTGGCAGTGGTGTATTCCTCTGCAGCATCGCACGGGTAATGGCCAGGTTTATTGCAGTGAAAGCCTCAGTGATGACGAAGCCTGCGCCCAGCTTCAGGGGGCACTCAACAGTGTGCCGGTTTCCGATCCCAACTTTATCCGTTTCGAGGCAGGCTGCCGTTCCCGAAGCTGGGAAAAAAATTGCATCGCTATTGGCTTGTCCAGTGGTTTTCTGGAACCTTTGGAATCCACCAGTATTTATCTGATTCAAATGGCGATTGTGAAATTGCTGGAGTTCTTTCCCTGTACCGACGAGAACTTAAGTCGCGAGGCGTTTAACCGCTGGATGAGCATGGAGTACCGCAGGGTAAGGGATTTTTTAATCTTGCACTATCATCTTAATCGTCGTGACGATTCCGATTTTTGGCGCTACTGCGCGACTATGGATATACCGATAAGCTTGCAAGAAAAAATCGAATTGTTTCGCGAATCTGCCGTCGTTCAATCTTATGATCAGGGGCTATTTGCCGAGCCCAGCTGGCTAGCGGTGTATTTGGGGCAAGGTTTGCTGCCCTCGAGCTGGGACAGTCGGGCGGCGTCTGTGCCAGCCGCTCAAGTCAGCCGCACGTTACAAGGTTTAGCCTCGCAGCTGCAAAAAATGGCTGAAAGTGCACCCGAGCATGCCGAGGTGATTGCTCGCGGTGGTCTTAAGCGCGAGCCGCCAGCCACTATGGATCTATACGGAGGCGCTCGTGACTAA